A part of Leptospira wolffii serovar Khorat str. Khorat-H2 genomic DNA contains:
- a CDS encoding membrane protein codes for MEGTVEQNLINFKLDSKTRNALVGMILVGLASLGIAAFGLGHENLRHEGGHSNPAWSAYLVGTFFILGITLAGVFFTSLAHITGAHWPVTLRRISEAYGTFIPVIGGLLLLLIVGAHDLYEWTHEDVVAEDHLLQHKKPLLNIGFFSVIIVVLSVVWSAFGYLFYKRSVAQDSDKDVKHTQFNAKLAGGYIIFFALSFSLASIELVMSLTPHWFSTMFGVYCFAGAYQAGLSSFILVAYYLKKRGFLGNLVNENHIHDLGKFLLGFTVFWAYVGFSQFMLIWYANIPEETFFYEQRLTGGWEYLTLALPAIKFAVPFLLLLNRPNKRDIDFLMKVAIWVIFTQVTEIFWLVYPSNFVDFSLGGYLVSLGSTVGVIGLFALVVFKRLEKAPLIPVGDPRLEDCLHHHQ; via the coding sequence ATGGAAGGGACGGTAGAACAAAACCTCATCAACTTTAAGTTGGATTCCAAAACCAGAAACGCTCTGGTCGGCATGATCCTTGTCGGTCTTGCAAGCTTGGGAATTGCGGCTTTCGGCCTGGGACATGAGAATCTCCGTCACGAAGGCGGTCATTCCAATCCGGCATGGTCCGCATATCTGGTAGGTACATTCTTCATCTTGGGAATTACCTTGGCGGGAGTCTTCTTTACCTCTCTCGCTCATATTACGGGAGCTCATTGGCCCGTAACTCTCAGAAGAATCAGCGAAGCTTACGGCACATTCATTCCGGTGATCGGGGGACTGTTGTTGTTGCTTATCGTAGGAGCTCACGATCTTTACGAATGGACTCACGAGGACGTCGTAGCTGAGGATCATCTGCTGCAGCACAAGAAGCCGCTTTTGAATATCGGTTTTTTCTCGGTAATAATCGTGGTTCTTTCCGTCGTATGGTCCGCTTTCGGATATCTATTCTATAAGAGATCCGTCGCTCAAGACTCCGATAAGGATGTGAAGCATACCCAGTTTAACGCGAAACTTGCGGGTGGATATATCATCTTCTTCGCACTTTCCTTTTCCTTGGCTTCCATCGAGCTCGTGATGTCTCTCACACCTCACTGGTTCTCCACTATGTTCGGAGTCTACTGCTTTGCGGGAGCATACCAAGCCGGTCTTTCTTCCTTTATTCTGGTGGCATATTACCTGAAGAAGAGGGGATTCCTCGGTAACTTGGTGAACGAAAACCATATCCACGACTTAGGAAAGTTCCTACTCGGATTCACCGTATTCTGGGCTTACGTAGGATTCTCTCAGTTCATGTTGATTTGGTATGCGAACATCCCGGAAGAAACTTTCTTCTATGAGCAAAGATTGACCGGAGGCTGGGAATACCTTACTCTTGCCCTTCCGGCTATTAAATTTGCGGTTCCTTTCCTTTTGCTTCTGAATCGTCCCAACAAAAGAGACATCGACTTCCTGATGAAAGTAGCGATCTGGGTGATCTTTACTCAAGTGACCGAAATCTTCTGGCTGGTATATCCTTCGAACTTCGTGGATTTCTCTCTGGGCGGATACCTGGTATCTCTCGGAAGCACCGTAGGCGTGATCGGACTTTTCGCTCTGGTCGTTTTCAAACGATTGGAGAAAGCTCCGTTAATTCCGGTAGGCGATCCAAGATTGGAAGATTGTCTCCACCACCACCAATAA
- a CDS encoding Lsa16 family lipoprotein adhesin codes for MKKVILNITILGIMALFAGACSNTAQIVGNINCPTLEKDKVDPKVAILADEQPNSVVREYLPVGTVVKVYDYRNHYYIAKNLVRIKTDKNEGWVNPVCLVVNQDPANSVFKWGYRKDYKHFYDPEDRDHYNEKTPPSASADGYEFDMYKNLSKDRISLEELAPELKK; via the coding sequence ATGAAAAAAGTAATACTGAACATAACGATCCTCGGAATCATGGCGCTCTTCGCGGGCGCCTGCTCCAATACCGCTCAGATCGTAGGCAATATCAATTGCCCTACGTTAGAGAAGGATAAAGTGGATCCCAAAGTCGCGATTTTGGCCGACGAACAACCGAATTCCGTCGTACGTGAATATCTTCCGGTGGGAACGGTGGTGAAAGTATACGATTACAGAAACCATTATTACATCGCTAAGAATCTTGTTCGTATCAAAACCGATAAGAACGAGGGGTGGGTAAATCCGGTTTGCTTGGTTGTTAATCAGGATCCCGCAAACTCCGTTTTCAAATGGGGATACCGTAAGGATTATAAACATTTCTATGATCCAGAAGATAGGGATCATTATAATGAGAAAACTCCGCCTTCCGCTTCTGCTGACGGTTATGAATTCGATATGTATAAGAATTTGTCCAAAGATAGAATCTCTTTGGAAGAACTTGCTCCGGAATTAAAGAAGTAA